A window from Chitinophaga filiformis encodes these proteins:
- a CDS encoding helix-turn-helix domain-containing protein, translated as MPRTTHYCNMQTALDPHSEQPPLQLEKADLLFKIHKLDEGAASNHLMNNIPHQHNSFKLIWVLEGNGQYRVDGEQQEVGPNQVYCLTPGQIHQFKLNRNIKGYVITFSQEFLLMPKDNASLIFHPNSFHQLAGTTVIRLTEDLRTEMEDLVVKMLKEYDNFFLLRAEILKGLLNIFMIYLTRQYNPVAQPAPKQGNRSLVNRFFSIVEQKYMVYKLVADYADELAVTPNHLNEMVKKVSGFPASHHIRQRVVLEAKRQATYSGSSMKEIAYSLGFDDIAHFSKFFKNFSGRSFTDYKKEAMQQYLSM; from the coding sequence ATGCCAAGAACTACTCACTACTGTAATATGCAAACCGCGCTGGATCCTCACTCAGAACAGCCTCCTTTGCAGCTTGAGAAAGCTGATTTGCTGTTTAAGATCCATAAACTGGACGAGGGGGCGGCCAGCAATCATCTTATGAACAATATCCCCCACCAGCATAACAGCTTTAAGCTGATATGGGTATTGGAAGGAAACGGTCAGTACCGGGTGGATGGTGAACAACAGGAAGTAGGTCCTAACCAGGTATATTGCCTTACTCCGGGACAAATCCACCAGTTTAAACTGAACAGGAACATAAAAGGTTATGTTATCACCTTCAGCCAGGAATTCCTGCTTATGCCGAAAGATAATGCGTCCCTGATCTTTCATCCAAATTCCTTTCACCAGCTGGCCGGTACGACGGTGATCCGCCTGACGGAAGACCTGCGGACGGAAATGGAAGATCTGGTAGTTAAGATGCTGAAGGAGTACGACAACTTTTTCCTGCTGCGTGCCGAAATATTGAAAGGCCTCCTGAATATTTTCATGATCTATCTCACCCGGCAGTATAATCCCGTTGCCCAACCTGCCCCCAAACAGGGGAACAGGTCGCTTGTAAACAGGTTCTTTTCTATTGTTGAACAGAAATATATGGTCTATAAACTGGTGGCCGACTATGCTGATGAATTGGCGGTGACGCCCAATCACCTGAATGAAATGGTGAAAAAGGTATCCGGCTTCCCAGCCAGTCATCACATTCGCCAGCGCGTAGTACTGGAGGCTAAAAGACAAGCTACCTATTCCGGGTCAAGCATGAAAGAGATTGCGTACAGCCTGGGCTTTGATGATATTGCACACTTCAGTAAGTTCTTCAAGAATTTTTCAGGGAGAAGTTTTACAGATTATAAGAAAGAAGCCATGCAGCAATACCTGAGCATGTAG
- a CDS encoding AraC family transcriptional regulator: MKFPEYSSLLKSESTDAALPFRIHAIHKMGADIAAHNMIPHKQQYVEIIWIIKGGGTLVMDLEKFTLQDNSIFCVTPGQLHQLKVDELTEGYVISFTEAFLHMGEQEFDLMYNSGLFQSFSRSAGIRLDSDIAGEMQEIALKMLKESNNAYLFKTEMLRRYLKIFLIYVARQFQAPLQTLMQTRNIELAEKFKSLVELHFKTHRKVADYAKLLAVTPNYLNEIIKKITAYPASHHIRQRIILEAKRRVAYADECMKEVAWYLGFSDIAHFSKFFKNATGTTFTEFRRECLVLTSS; encoded by the coding sequence ATGAAGTTTCCGGAATATAGCTCCCTGCTGAAGAGTGAAAGTACTGACGCTGCCCTGCCTTTCAGGATTCATGCTATCCATAAAATGGGAGCGGATATAGCAGCTCACAATATGATCCCGCACAAACAGCAATATGTCGAGATCATCTGGATCATTAAAGGTGGCGGCACCCTGGTTATGGACCTCGAGAAATTTACTTTGCAGGATAACAGTATCTTCTGTGTTACGCCGGGGCAACTGCATCAACTGAAAGTTGATGAACTAACGGAAGGATATGTGATCTCTTTTACAGAAGCCTTCCTGCACATGGGGGAACAGGAATTTGACCTGATGTATAATTCGGGACTGTTCCAGTCATTCTCCCGGTCCGCGGGCATCAGGCTGGATAGTGATATTGCGGGAGAGATGCAGGAGATAGCACTTAAAATGCTGAAGGAAAGTAATAATGCGTACCTGTTCAAAACAGAGATGCTGCGCCGCTACCTGAAGATATTCCTGATATATGTTGCCAGGCAGTTCCAGGCCCCCTTACAAACGCTCATGCAGACCAGGAATATCGAGCTGGCGGAAAAATTCAAGTCGCTGGTGGAACTGCATTTTAAAACACACCGGAAGGTGGCGGATTATGCGAAACTGCTGGCGGTGACGCCTAACTACCTGAATGAGATCATTAAGAAGATCACCGCTTATCCGGCGAGCCATCATATCCGTCAGCGTATTATTCTGGAAGCCAAGAGAAGGGTGGCGTACGCTGATGAGTGTATGAAAGAAGTAGCGTGGTACCTGGGCTTTTCAGATATTGCACATTTCAGCAAGTTCTTTAAGAATGCAACGGGCACCACTTTTACTGAGTTCAGGAGGGAATGCCTTGTGCTGACAAGCAGCTGA
- a CDS encoding efflux transporter outer membrane subunit — MTLKYIRIQIVSFFIVAGFAACRVGRNYERPALALPNQYSDTVLAATTTADSSIATIEWKQFFTDTTLQGLIGRALSGNYDLQLALKRIETAQAYLKQAKLGWLPAVNLQAAASTSIPSKNSLNGTSLNTFLGTDHIEDYSLSGGLSWEIDVWGKIKRRKEAALASYLETYEGMHAVQTGLVADIANSYYNLLMLDAQLNIARSNVSLSDTIVQMIRLQKTAGEATELAVQQAVAQRQTAALLIPQLEQAKAIEQNTLRILAGELPGTIAYNTTLTGTPLRELLPTGVPAALLSNRPDVRAQEMALKAANAEVGVAQASMYPSLNITASGGVNAFKASDWFTLPASLFGTVAGSITQPIFQRGQLKTNLEVAKVQREEAVIRFRQITLDAIGEVSNSLVKLDKLKTQQQIASEQVNTTQLAVVQARMLFRSGMANYLEVVTAQGKSLEASLTQADIIRQQLSASVELYRSLGGGWK; from the coding sequence ATGACACTAAAATATATCAGGATTCAAATCGTCTCTTTCTTTATAGTTGCAGGATTTGCAGCGTGCCGGGTGGGCCGTAATTATGAACGGCCCGCACTGGCGCTGCCGAACCAGTACAGCGACACTGTCCTTGCCGCTACTACGACGGCAGACAGCAGTATTGCAACAATAGAATGGAAACAGTTTTTTACAGATACCACTCTTCAGGGATTAATAGGAAGGGCGCTGAGCGGGAACTATGATCTGCAGCTGGCATTGAAACGAATAGAAACGGCACAGGCATATCTGAAACAGGCAAAATTAGGCTGGCTGCCTGCTGTGAATCTCCAGGCTGCAGCGTCTACTTCCATCCCTTCGAAGAACAGTTTAAACGGTACCAGCCTCAATACTTTCCTCGGTACAGATCATATTGAAGACTACAGTCTCAGCGGAGGCCTGTCCTGGGAGATAGACGTATGGGGAAAAATAAAACGTCGCAAGGAAGCCGCACTGGCCAGCTACCTGGAAACGTATGAAGGCATGCATGCAGTGCAGACAGGACTGGTGGCCGATATTGCCAACAGTTACTACAACCTGCTCATGCTGGACGCCCAGCTGAATATCGCCCGCAGCAATGTCTCCCTGAGCGATACCATTGTACAGATGATACGGCTGCAAAAGACAGCCGGTGAAGCCACTGAACTGGCGGTACAACAGGCAGTTGCACAACGGCAAACCGCTGCGCTGCTGATACCGCAGCTGGAACAGGCTAAGGCCATCGAGCAGAATACCCTGCGCATACTGGCAGGTGAGCTGCCCGGTACCATAGCATACAACACCACCCTGACAGGTACACCGTTGCGCGAACTGTTGCCCACCGGCGTACCGGCGGCTCTGCTCAGCAACCGCCCCGATGTAAGGGCGCAGGAAATGGCATTGAAAGCCGCCAATGCGGAAGTAGGCGTGGCGCAGGCCAGCATGTACCCTTCGCTGAATATCACCGCAAGCGGTGGCGTAAATGCTTTCAAAGCCAGCGACTGGTTCACGCTGCCTGCTTCCCTGTTCGGTACCGTAGCAGGTAGTATTACACAACCCATCTTTCAACGGGGACAGTTGAAAACTAACCTGGAAGTGGCAAAGGTACAACGCGAAGAGGCCGTGATCCGGTTCCGCCAGATAACACTGGATGCAATAGGAGAGGTGTCTAATTCGCTTGTAAAGCTGGATAAGCTGAAAACCCAGCAGCAAATTGCATCGGAACAGGTGAATACAACCCAGCTGGCAGTAGTACAGGCAAGAATGCTGTTCCGCAGTGGAATGGCCAATTACCTGGAAGTGGTCACCGCGCAGGGCAAATCACTGGAAGCTTCACTGACGCAGGCAGATATTATCCGTCAGCAGCTCAGCGCTTCCGTTGAACTGTACAGGAGCCTGGGAGGTGGTTGGAAATAG
- a CDS encoding efflux RND transporter permease subunit, which translates to MLRKFIERPVLATVVSIILVLLGLLSLATLPVTQFPDIAPPSVAVTASYPGANAEVVARSVATPIEEAVNGVENMTYMTSTSNNDGSMTLTVYFKLGTDPDLAAVNVQNRVSKATSLLPVEVVNAGITTQKQQNSMIMVVNLISDQEEYDEKFLQNYAKINIIPEIQRVTGVGQAMVFGAKDYSMRIWLRPDRLAANNLSPQDVLTAIREQNLEAAPGRFGESSKEAFEYVIKYKGKRNQNEQYEDIVLKANADGSLLRLKDVARVEFGSFTYSSDTHVNGKYGIGIAIYQTAGSNANEIQTQVNELMKKAAGLFPQGVDYFNIYSTKEYLDESIDQVKHTLIEAFILVFIVVFIFLQDFRSTLIPAIAVPVAIIGTFFFMQLFGFTINLLTLFALVLAIGIVVDDAIVVVEAVHTKMEHINMTPRTATITSMQEISGAIISITLVMAAVFIPVGFMQGPAGVFYRQFAFTLAIAILISALNALTLSPALCALLLKNNHSKDVHGAAYTKGFGSRFFKAFNTGFEAVTNKYINSIRFLVKRKWIPIGALLLILGVTAWLVKRTPTGFIPTEDNGFVVYSVTMPPGTSLQRTQEVVNKVEKEMKAMEAVNTYLSVSGFNLLTNSNSSAYAIGFVKLKKHEDRGQAKDLKDVMGMMQARLANIKEASIFMFNMPTVPGFSNVDGFEVILQDRTGGPLDKLANTAYGFIGELMKRKEIAFAFTTFNAGNPQYNLEIDETKAKQLGVSVSDVLQTMQVYYGSTFASDFNRFGKYYRVIVQAEAPSRAQPESLNGIYVKNNGGEMVPLNAVVKLERVYGPETVTRNNLFNAVTINGQPKPGYSSGDAIKAVEEVAQQYLPRGYSYEWVGMTKEEIAAGGQAGIIFLLCLVFVYFLLSAQYESYILPFSVILSIPLGIFGVFLFINMFGIDNNIYVQVGLIMLIGLLAKNAILIVEYAVQRRRNGMGLLAAALEASRLRLRPILMTSFAFVAGLTPLMRATGSSALGNRSISTGAAGGMLTGVILGVFAIPVLFIVFQYLQEKISGKPLKAASPELAGDATV; encoded by the coding sequence ATGTTAAGAAAATTTATAGAAAGGCCCGTACTGGCAACGGTGGTTTCCATCATACTGGTGTTACTGGGATTATTGTCCCTGGCCACCTTGCCAGTTACACAGTTCCCCGATATCGCGCCGCCCAGCGTGGCTGTTACAGCCTCTTACCCTGGTGCGAACGCAGAAGTCGTAGCCCGTTCTGTAGCTACCCCTATTGAAGAAGCGGTGAATGGTGTGGAAAACATGACCTACATGACCTCCACTTCCAACAACGACGGCTCCATGACGCTGACCGTATATTTCAAATTAGGTACAGATCCCGATCTGGCGGCAGTAAACGTGCAGAACCGCGTTTCCAAGGCTACCAGCCTGCTTCCTGTAGAAGTAGTGAACGCCGGTATCACCACGCAGAAACAACAGAACAGTATGATCATGGTGGTGAACCTGATCAGCGATCAGGAAGAATATGATGAGAAATTCCTGCAGAACTATGCGAAGATCAACATCATCCCGGAAATACAGCGTGTAACCGGGGTAGGACAGGCAATGGTGTTTGGCGCCAAAGACTATTCCATGCGTATATGGTTGCGCCCCGACCGCCTCGCTGCCAACAACCTGTCCCCGCAGGACGTATTGACCGCTATCAGGGAACAGAACCTGGAAGCCGCGCCCGGCCGCTTTGGCGAAAGCAGCAAGGAAGCATTCGAATATGTGATAAAATATAAAGGTAAACGTAACCAGAATGAACAATATGAGGACATCGTGCTGAAAGCAAATGCTGACGGTTCTCTCCTGCGATTGAAAGATGTGGCCCGTGTTGAATTCGGTTCCTTTACTTACAGCAGTGATACACACGTGAATGGTAAGTATGGTATCGGTATCGCCATCTATCAGACCGCCGGTTCAAACGCCAATGAGATCCAGACACAGGTGAACGAACTGATGAAAAAGGCGGCAGGCCTTTTCCCACAGGGCGTCGACTACTTCAATATCTATAGCACCAAAGAATACCTGGATGAATCGATCGACCAGGTGAAACATACGCTCATAGAAGCCTTCATACTGGTATTTATTGTGGTGTTCATCTTCCTGCAGGACTTCCGCTCTACGCTGATCCCGGCCATAGCCGTACCTGTCGCCATTATTGGTACCTTCTTCTTCATGCAGCTGTTCGGCTTTACGATCAACCTGCTGACGCTGTTTGCGTTGGTACTGGCCATTGGTATTGTGGTGGACGATGCCATTGTGGTCGTGGAAGCCGTCCATACGAAGATGGAGCATATCAATATGACGCCGCGTACTGCAACGATCACCAGTATGCAGGAGATCTCCGGGGCGATCATCTCCATTACCCTGGTAATGGCCGCCGTGTTCATTCCGGTTGGTTTCATGCAGGGACCGGCAGGGGTGTTCTACCGGCAGTTTGCCTTCACACTGGCCATCGCGATCCTGATCTCGGCGCTGAACGCCCTGACATTGAGCCCTGCATTGTGCGCCCTGTTGCTAAAAAACAATCACAGCAAAGATGTACATGGCGCCGCTTATACCAAAGGCTTCGGCAGCCGCTTCTTCAAGGCTTTCAATACAGGTTTTGAAGCAGTGACCAATAAATATATCAACAGTATACGCTTCCTGGTGAAACGTAAGTGGATACCTATCGGGGCACTGTTACTGATATTGGGTGTGACTGCATGGTTAGTGAAGAGAACACCTACCGGGTTCATACCGACAGAAGATAACGGTTTCGTAGTATACTCTGTGACCATGCCTCCGGGTACTTCCCTGCAACGTACACAGGAAGTGGTGAACAAGGTAGAGAAGGAAATGAAGGCAATGGAAGCGGTGAATACTTACCTGAGTGTTTCCGGCTTCAACCTGCTCACCAACTCCAACAGCTCTGCCTATGCAATTGGTTTCGTGAAACTGAAAAAGCATGAGGACCGCGGACAGGCAAAAGATCTGAAAGATGTGATGGGCATGATGCAGGCAAGGCTTGCCAATATCAAGGAAGCCAGCATCTTTATGTTCAACATGCCAACAGTACCTGGTTTCAGTAACGTGGATGGTTTTGAGGTGATCCTGCAGGACCGTACCGGTGGTCCGCTGGATAAACTGGCCAATACTGCGTATGGTTTCATCGGTGAGCTGATGAAACGTAAGGAGATCGCTTTTGCATTTACCACTTTCAATGCCGGCAACCCGCAATATAACCTGGAGATAGATGAAACAAAGGCGAAACAATTAGGCGTATCTGTGTCAGATGTGCTGCAAACGATGCAGGTATACTATGGTAGTACCTTCGCATCTGATTTTAACCGCTTTGGTAAATACTATCGTGTCATCGTACAGGCAGAGGCGCCTTCCCGTGCACAACCGGAATCGCTGAACGGCATCTATGTGAAGAACAATGGAGGGGAAATGGTACCACTGAATGCTGTTGTGAAACTGGAAAGGGTGTATGGTCCTGAAACTGTGACCCGCAATAACCTGTTCAATGCAGTGACCATCAACGGACAGCCTAAACCTGGTTACAGTTCCGGTGATGCCATCAAGGCAGTGGAAGAAGTGGCACAGCAATACCTGCCAAGAGGATATTCCTATGAATGGGTAGGTATGACCAAAGAAGAGATTGCGGCGGGCGGACAGGCAGGTATCATCTTCCTCCTGTGTCTTGTGTTCGTATACTTCCTGCTGTCAGCACAGTATGAAAGTTATATCCTGCCATTCTCAGTGATATTGTCTATCCCGCTGGGTATTTTCGGCGTATTCCTGTTCATTAACATGTTTGGTATCGACAATAACATATATGTACAGGTAGGTTTGATCATGCTGATAGGGTTGCTGGCGAAGAACGCCATCCTGATCGTGGAATATGCCGTGCAGCGGCGCCGTAATGGTATGGGACTGCTGGCGGCCGCGCTGGAAGCATCACGCCTGCGTTTACGTCCTATCCTGATGACGTCTTTCGCCTTTGTGGCGGGTCTGACACCATTGATGCGTGCAACAGGATCTTCCGCGCTGGGTAACCGTTCCATCAGTACCGGCGCTGCCGGAGGTATGCTGACGGGCGTAATACTGGGTGTCTTTGCGATCCCGGTGCTGTTCATCGTTTTCCAGTATTTGCAGGAGAAGATCAGCGGCAAACCGCTGAAAGCTGCTTCGCCTGAATTGGCAGGAGATGCAACAGTATAG
- a CDS encoding efflux RND transporter periplasmic adaptor subunit — protein sequence MNHLFQLIYKQKPAGFLYSLIVMAVLSGCTSSSARSDGAPPPPTALPVFKAAAVPATTYREYNAALEGRVNVEIRAQVDGYLDKIFVDEGAYVKAGQPLFRINDRPYREQLSNAAASLAAAEANEQKAALEVSRLTPLVDNNVVSDVQLKTATAALQAAKANVAQAQAMVSNARINVGYTVITAPVNGYIGRIPYKIGSLVGRSETQPLTLLSDVNEVYAYFSMSEVDFLQFKDKVKGNTIAEKVKQLPPVELVMPDNSIYPEKGRIETMEGQFDKTMGAVSFRAVFPNPNGLLRSGNTGKVKISESFPAALVVPQEATFELQDKVFIFTVGDSNKVVSKPIKVSGKSNAYYFVEKGVAPGEAIVYTGLDRLRDGVVIQPQPISLDSLLKARPL from the coding sequence ATGAACCATTTATTTCAGCTCATTTACAAACAAAAGCCTGCGGGCTTTCTCTATAGCTTAATTGTTATGGCAGTATTATCAGGTTGCACCTCTTCTTCCGCCAGATCAGATGGAGCTCCTCCTCCTCCCACTGCATTGCCTGTATTCAAGGCTGCAGCAGTGCCTGCTACTACCTATCGTGAATATAACGCCGCACTCGAAGGCCGGGTGAACGTGGAGATCCGCGCACAGGTAGATGGCTATCTCGACAAGATCTTTGTGGATGAAGGCGCTTATGTGAAAGCAGGCCAGCCGCTCTTCCGCATCAATGATCGTCCTTACCGTGAGCAGCTCAGCAATGCAGCTGCCAGCCTCGCTGCTGCAGAAGCTAACGAACAGAAAGCTGCACTCGAAGTATCCAGGCTTACGCCGCTGGTAGACAATAACGTTGTTTCTGACGTACAACTGAAAACCGCTACCGCTGCTTTACAGGCCGCAAAAGCGAATGTCGCACAGGCACAGGCGATGGTCAGCAATGCACGTATCAACGTCGGATATACAGTGATCACCGCACCGGTGAACGGATACATTGGCCGCATCCCTTATAAAATAGGCAGCCTCGTAGGACGTAGCGAAACACAACCACTCACATTGCTTTCCGATGTGAACGAAGTGTATGCTTACTTCTCCATGAGTGAAGTTGACTTCCTCCAGTTCAAAGACAAAGTGAAAGGCAACACCATCGCAGAAAAAGTAAAACAATTACCTCCTGTGGAACTGGTCATGCCCGACAACTCCATCTATCCTGAGAAAGGCCGTATTGAAACCATGGAAGGTCAGTTCGACAAAACAATGGGCGCTGTCAGCTTCCGTGCAGTATTTCCAAATCCTAACGGATTGCTGCGCTCCGGTAATACCGGTAAAGTGAAGATCTCTGAATCGTTTCCTGCTGCATTGGTGGTGCCACAGGAAGCTACATTCGAGTTGCAGGACAAAGTATTCATTTTTACTGTTGGCGACAGTAATAAGGTAGTCAGCAAACCTATCAAAGTATCAGGTAAGAGTAACGCTTATTATTTCGTGGAAAAAGGTGTGGCGCCCGGAGAAGCGATCGTCTATACAGGCCTGGATCGTCTCCGCGATGGCGTTGTTATACAGCCACAACCAATATCACTGGATAGTCTGCTGAAAGCAAGACCGCTCTAA
- a CDS encoding AraC family transcriptional regulator, which translates to MRNNVLIPVYNYADVNRPGNPVRGFHIDRTTYLVQPGDMSEPHRRSNYSLTLLLSGESVQYIDFEKYTVKAPALILLAPDQIHQHSGDSLSEIVNISFSQEFLIPETSASGMICWGCLFEKAVIELTDGQLKELMSFARLMLREIENPQPLSELIIRSQLKSFMAATARLPQLDIASIQSDTLPNRIVRQFNELSDIHYKDKTQVAHYADMMFVTPGHLNDTIKSAMGKTAKQIIDEKRITEAKRLLYWGEHSIKEIAGQLNFEDDGYFNRFFKKHTGATPASFQRSIREKYN; encoded by the coding sequence ATGAGGAATAATGTATTGATACCCGTTTACAACTATGCCGACGTTAACAGGCCTGGTAATCCGGTGAGAGGATTTCATATTGACCGTACTACATATCTGGTACAACCTGGGGATATGTCAGAGCCCCACAGACGCTCTAACTATAGCCTTACCCTGCTGTTGTCAGGCGAAAGCGTACAATATATTGATTTCGAAAAATATACTGTGAAAGCACCTGCGCTGATCTTGCTCGCACCCGACCAGATACATCAGCATAGCGGAGATAGCCTGTCAGAAATTGTGAACATCTCTTTTTCACAGGAATTCCTGATACCAGAGACGTCTGCCAGTGGTATGATATGCTGGGGATGCCTGTTTGAAAAAGCAGTGATTGAACTGACGGATGGCCAGTTAAAAGAGTTAATGAGTTTCGCCCGCCTGATGCTGAGAGAAATAGAGAACCCTCAGCCGCTGAGTGAACTGATCATCCGTAGTCAGCTGAAATCTTTTATGGCCGCAACGGCAAGATTGCCACAGCTCGACATCGCATCTATTCAGTCAGATACATTGCCTAACCGTATCGTACGGCAGTTCAACGAGCTGTCCGACATTCACTATAAAGATAAAACGCAGGTAGCACACTATGCAGATATGATGTTCGTAACACCAGGGCACCTGAACGATACCATCAAATCTGCCATGGGAAAAACAGCCAAACAGATCATAGATGAGAAACGTATAACCGAAGCAAAACGGTTACTGTACTGGGGCGAGCATAGCATCAAGGAAATAGCAGGACAACTGAACTTTGAAGATGACGGATATTTCAACCGTTTCTTTAAAAAACATACAGGCGCAACACCAGCGTCTTTTCAGAGAAGCATCCGGGAAAAGTACAACTAA
- a CDS encoding MarR family winged helix-turn-helix transcriptional regulator → MNRPMMCSTISHLLVQICKVHRNKGNQMLAAYNLHAGQEHFLAQLLCGGQMTMNELTENLDVTPATVTRMAERLEKNGFLTREKCCADQRVVRVKLTEKGTEAATEIIDTTWNKLEQQIVKNMSTEEKVLLRRLLMQVLDNIEEEE, encoded by the coding sequence ATGAACAGACCGATGATGTGCAGTACCATCAGCCACCTGCTTGTGCAGATCTGCAAGGTACACAGGAACAAGGGCAACCAGATGCTGGCCGCCTACAACCTCCATGCCGGTCAGGAACACTTCCTGGCACAGCTATTATGCGGAGGACAGATGACAATGAACGAACTCACGGAAAACCTGGACGTTACCCCCGCTACAGTAACAAGAATGGCCGAAAGACTGGAAAAGAACGGCTTCCTGACAAGGGAAAAATGCTGTGCGGATCAGCGCGTGGTCAGGGTAAAACTCACTGAAAAAGGAACAGAAGCTGCAACTGAGATCATAGATACTACCTGGAATAAACTGGAACAACAGATTGTAAAAAATATGAGCACGGAAGAAAAGGTGTTGCTCAGGCGACTATTAATGCAGGTGTTGGATAACATCGAAGAGGAAGAATAG